CTTGCTGCCGTCTCTGTGCTTGGCTTCTTCGGCGCCCGCTGGAGGCGCGGCGACCTTGACCAGCTCGATGAATGGGGACTCGGCGGCCGGCAGTTCGGCACGCTGATCACATGGTTCCTGGTAGGCGGCGACTTCTACACGGCCTACACCATCATCGCGGTGCCCGCTCTCGTCTTCGGTACCGGTGCGATGGGTTTCTTCGCCCTTCCTTACACCATCATCGTGTATCCATTCGTCTTTCTCGCTATGCCGCGCCTGTGGGCCGTCGCTCGCAAACACGGCTACATCACACCGGCAGACTTCGTGCAGGGCCGCTACGGCAGCCGCACTCTGGCGACGCTGGTGGCGTTGACAGGCATCACGGCGACCATGCCGTACATCGCGCTGCAACTCGCCGGTATGGGAGCGGTGCTGGCGCAACTCGGCCTCACCGGCAACTCCTGGGTGCAGCAGGATCTGCCGCTAGTGATCGCATTCCTTGTCCTCGCGCTCTACACCTATTCCAGCGGGTTGCGAGCCCCGGCCATCATCGCGATCGTCAAAGACATCCTTATCTACATCGTCGTCATCGCCGCCATCGTCATCATTCCGGCAAAGGCGGGCGGCTACACGCACATCTTTTCCGCTGCGGATGCTGTCTGGAGCCGTCAGGGGACGGCCTCGCTCATTCTACTTCCCAGGGATTACACCGCCTATGCGTCGCTCGCGCTGGGTTCTGCGCTGGCGGCGTTCATGTACCCGCATACCGTGACCACCATGCTCGCTTCGAGCAGCGGCAAGGTCATTCGCCGCAACGCCGTTCTGTTGCCCGCGTATACCTTCCTGCTCGGTCTTATTGCTCTCTTCGGCGTGGTCGCTGTAGCAGCCGGCATTCATCCCGCAACCTCCAGCGGAGTGGTGCCGGAGCTGATGACCCGTTTCTTCTCGCCATGGTTCACGGGGCTTGCCTTCGCGGCCATCGCACTGGCGGCGATGGTGCCCGCGGCGATCATGTCGATCGGGGCCGCCAATCTGTTTACCCGCAGCATCTATCGCGCCTGGTTCCGCCCTCACGCCACTGCGCAGCAGGAGTCGCGTGTCGCCAAGAACGTCTCCTTCGGTGTCAAGTTCGGGGCTCTCCTCTTCGTCTTCACCTCATCGCACGACTTCGTCATCAATCTGCAACTGCTCGGTGGTATCTGGATCCTGCAGACTTTTCCTGCCATCACCTTCGGTCTCTGGAAGAGGGTCTTCCATCATCAGGCCCTCATCGCCGGCTGGGTCGCGGGCATGGCCACAGGAACATCCATGGCCGCAGCGCTGCGTCTGCATTCCTCAGTCTATGCGCTCACCATTGGAGGCGTGAGCATCAGGCTCTACGCCGGCATCTGGGCGCTGATGGCCAACATCCTCATCGTCTGGCTGATCTCCACCTTCCTCGATCACGCAAACATTCCACGCAACTACGACGAAACCACCCTCGCCGACTATCAGGACGAATGGGATGGGTCAGGAGCTGCTATCAGCAACGACGTCATCTCGTGCGAGCGAATAGAGGCCTAAGAGTCAAAGGCGTGCTCCATGCCAGGCATGGGGCGCCGATGGCCGATCGGCTCTATAAAAATTCGATCTTCGCAAACGCCTTGACGTCTTGTTGAAGGGCACAGCTTCAGCACCGAACCAAGCCTGATAAGTAAGCGGTGTTTGGATCATCAACGAAAGGTGGATTTATATTTACCGAACAGCGCGAGCGGGGCCTTTGTTGACGCATGAGTGTGAGCTGGGTTCTCAAAGGCTTCAGCCTGAGTGCGATTGGCATGTCTATCTAGCACACGCTTGCGGGTGATTGATCACCACCGTGCGTGCCTCCTTATCGTCGGAAAAAGTCAAAATGGTGCCGCCACAACCAGGATGTTCCCTATCAAGCGCAACAGAGATGGCGTATTCCCGGCCGGGGGAGAGTGGAAGAACAGCGCTTCCGGAGGCGTCTGTCAGGCCAGTTCGCGTTGGTTCGTCTCCTCGGCTACCGTTCGGGAAGGCGTAGAGATACAGACCGGCAGGTGCCGGCGAACCATCCGGCAGGATTACATTTACTCTGACGGTCCGTGTGGAACGCAGGCGGGCAAGCACGAAGTCTACCCGGTCCACACTCGCTGCGGGTCCAAGAGCAATCGTCCGTGCTTCCGGCCTTGGTGAATGAGGATAGTAGATTGTCGAAGCACCGTCTTCTGTTAGGTATCCCGGGTTTCGTGCGGCGACGAGATAGTCACCGGGCGACAGGTGCTGAAATTCATAGCTGCCATTCAGGTCTGTGGTTGTGATGTGACTTGAGTTCATCCGGGCTTCGCTGGCGTACTGCAGTTCCATACGCATGTCCGCAACAGGTCTACCGTCAGCATCGACGACGTTGCCTCGGATTCGGCCTTCATAAGTGACAGGCCAGTTCACCTCGGCGCATCCTTTGTCCGCGACCCTGATCTTTGTGGGCTTGCTGGTTGCAAACCCTTCGGGCACCAGCGCTGCAACAGAATATTCGCCAGCTTTGAGATTCCCGAAAACATACCTGCCTTCGCTGTCTGCCGTAACAGTTCGACTGTCGGGTCCTGAGAGTTGAACTGTCGCGGGTACAACGGTGATGTTACTGTCGAGCGGCAATCGCAATGAGCCGGAGATCACCGAGCCATGCGGGGCGGTCTTATAGGCGCGCATCCAGGTCACCGCCGCGTTCTCAACACCCGGCTCCAACAGCGCTGTTCGGGAACAGCGAGAGGTCCACAACCGCGCGTCGCTTACGTAGGTAAAGACGACGTACTCACGTCCGACCTGAAACGGAAATCCGCAGGCCGAGCTCTGCTGCGACGTATATATGATCTGTTCGGCTTTGGGCTCTCCACTGAACGTCTCCGCTACGGATAATCGGACCTTGAAGGTGCCGTTGCTGGCGAGTTGCATTTCTGTGCCGTCCGGACGCTTGACTGTCGTGATGTTCGGAATCAGCGTGCTCTCCACGACGGTCCCGCGGAAAATTATTGACGAACCCATTTGGATGGAGCATACGGGCCCCGGACCACCGCAGAAGCATGCGTGTGCATTGCTTACCATCCCAAAAAGCAGCGTGAATCCAGGCAGAAATCTCAGCAGTCGGCGCATAGACGCTCCTATGTCCTGTGACTACTTGTCAGACGCTTCGCTCCTGATTATGTCTCATCCAACGGCTTTCGATACGTAAAACAAGCCACTTCCCAAAAGAGAGAAGGTTTTCCAGCAGGTGCAACGCCTTTCATCGATCAAGAAGTGGGTGGGCGTCTAGTTCAAGAGTAGGCTGATTACCTATTTGCTTGGACCGAAGGGGTGAGAGCGAGAGGCTTCCATGGGGGTGCTTACATCAGTGGCGTGCCGGCGCCCCGGAAGAACAGTGTCTAATCCGGCAGCATTCGATATATCTCTGTGCTCCTACTTCGGCGAGAGCATCGCCGAAGCCTGAAAGCGGTCTGCAAACCTTGTTGGAGAACAACCTACTGCCTTTGTGAAGGCTGTGCTAAATGCGCTGCCTGACTGAAACCCGACTGTCAGTGCGATCTCGCCAACGCTTCGGCTACCGCGCCGAAGTTCATCTTTGGCGATCGCGATGCGCCATTGTTGCAGGTATTCCATCGGCCCAATTCCCATCACTTTGGCAAACCGCGCGGCGAAGGCGGATCGGGAGCTCCCACATAGACGCGCCAGCTTTTGGGTCGTCCACGGGAGGCCCACCTGGCTATGGATTGCCGTCAGAGCCTTCGCTGTGATCGGATCTGCCAGCCCCGCGAGCAAACCGGTTTGTGCGTTGTCGGGCGCGAACTTCTTGCTTCGAAGAATCTCAACAAGCACCAGTTCCATCAACCGCGCAATGACGAACTCGCTGCCCGGGCCCGAGGCGCTCGACTCGGCTTCATTCATCATGAGGAGATTACGCACCCGCTCCGACGAATGCTCTGTGGCCTTCACGCAGGTGATCTGCGGCAACAGATCCATCAGCAACTGTTCATTGGCAGAGTCAAAGGCAAATTTGCCACCGCGAACTACCGTGCTCGGGGAATCCCCATCGCTCAGACTTGCAACACTTCCGCTGCCGGTGATGACTGCTTCGCTGTCGATGGCTTCCACATCGATATCGGAAGCCAGGCTGAATGGCATCGACGTGCGGACCAACACAAAATCTCCTGCCTCCAGAGATAGTGGCGCAAAGCCCTGGCGCAGCAGTTCGCATCTTCCTCGCTCGATCCAACAGAACAGAAGATCATCGTGGCGATGAAACAGCAGTCCCCAGCGAGAATTCGCTTCCACTTTCGACCAAAGAGTGGCCCGAGGCTGGAGAAGCCGAATGAGGTCTAGGAAGGGGTCCATACAAACTTGGATGATTGATAAAGAAATTAGGCGTCTTGATTATCGAACTCCAGGAAAAAAGTTCATACCGTAGGGACGTGGTGCTGATCTTAAGGCGCCAATAGGAGAGAACGATGACCGACGAAGCATTGCAGAAACTCTGGAATACCTATCAGAGTGCATGGGCCGACATCCCGACCCAGGAACGCGAACGGCGCCTGCGGGAAACTCTTACCCCGGATGTCGCGTTCACAAACCCTGACGCCGACGATCGGGGCATTGATCGGATGATCGCGAGTGTCCATGACTTCCAACAGCGATATGCGGGCTGTTACTTCCGTACCACGCTGCTAAGGCAACAGCACGGACAACTCGTG
This genomic window from Terriglobus albidus contains:
- the mctP gene encoding monocarboxylate uptake permease MctP; this encodes MQLLHSSAFLVFVTILAAVSVLGFFGARWRRGDLDQLDEWGLGGRQFGTLITWFLVGGDFYTAYTIIAVPALVFGTGAMGFFALPYTIIVYPFVFLAMPRLWAVARKHGYITPADFVQGRYGSRTLATLVALTGITATMPYIALQLAGMGAVLAQLGLTGNSWVQQDLPLVIAFLVLALYTYSSGLRAPAIIAIVKDILIYIVVIAAIVIIPAKAGGYTHIFSAADAVWSRQGTASLILLPRDYTAYASLALGSALAAFMYPHTVTTMLASSSGKVIRRNAVLLPAYTFLLGLIALFGVVAVAAGIHPATSSGVVPELMTRFFSPWFTGLAFAAIALAAMVPAAIMSIGAANLFTRSIYRAWFRPHATAQQESRVAKNVSFGVKFGALLFVFTSSHDFVINLQLLGGIWILQTFPAITFGLWKRVFHHQALIAGWVAGMATGTSMAAALRLHSSVYALTIGGVSIRLYAGIWALMANILIVWLISTFLDHANIPRNYDETTLADYQDEWDGSGAAISNDVISCERIEA
- a CDS encoding AraC family transcriptional regulator, translating into MDPFLDLIRLLQPRATLWSKVEANSRWGLLFHRHDDLLFCWIERGRCELLRQGFAPLSLEAGDFVLVRTSMPFSLASDIDVEAIDSEAVITGSGSVASLSDGDSPSTVVRGGKFAFDSANEQLLMDLLPQITCVKATEHSSERVRNLLMMNEAESSASGPGSEFVIARLMELVLVEILRSKKFAPDNAQTGLLAGLADPITAKALTAIHSQVGLPWTTQKLARLCGSSRSAFAARFAKVMGIGPMEYLQQWRIAIAKDELRRGSRSVGEIALTVGFQSGSAFSTAFTKAVGCSPTRFADRFQASAMLSPK
- a CDS encoding carboxypeptidase regulatory-like domain-containing protein → MESTLIPNITTVKRPDGTEMQLASNGTFKVRLSVAETFSGEPKAEQIIYTSQQSSACGFPFQVGREYVVFTYVSDARLWTSRCSRTALLEPGVENAAVTWMRAYKTAPHGSVISGSLRLPLDSNITVVPATVQLSGPDSRTVTADSEGRYVFGNLKAGEYSVAALVPEGFATSKPTKIRVADKGCAEVNWPVTYEGRIRGNVVDADGRPVADMRMELQYASEARMNSSHITTTDLNGSYEFQHLSPGDYLVAARNPGYLTEDGASTIYYPHSPRPEARTIALGPAASVDRVDFVLARLRSTRTVRVNVILPDGSPAPAGLYLYAFPNGSRGDEPTRTGLTDASGSAVLPLSPGREYAISVALDREHPGCGGTILTFSDDKEARTVVINHPQACAR